The following proteins come from a genomic window of Malus domestica chromosome 02, GDT2T_hap1:
- the LOC139192827 gene encoding uncharacterized protein yields MSESSGSLLESCTRETLDDLPNRRTLAIASSSSMALGEGVVFDAIPIVRSEFTADHLKNNLLNNEKQVEALRQSCNIPRSVGIRLVHDEEWPSEPPQGHVMFYTQILLTLGVRLPLHPWLQKMLSLIGYAPGQLNPGFWDTLIGFYIIWMECGLCEPSFHQWRYCYKMRPAKSCTGYAECACRSERERIVYGKKKAYYTWKNRWCFLYNDWEYDKGVTPERRVLTHFQTVGCNVSTVRTICYLLWSFLASNTLLHVVTRGTIQLFGQELSDIEKVLRVPKEDRHLSKLRPLFRRYGFQPLVSESQGRSMEKVSKKTGTSTHKRKAPVLVPSEDILPHKKIHKFRGEPSVRPKSQDGVLKGPAFRKTGVEAVENAAAVVAGEGSRLLPHPLTMEHTVQESDPGSRHEGKGKERAGSVPWKDLRVATRLKDFGDINNCLAGRRFAFDELGEPLAKDESDCDRMLKLSSYVMAEYHDRLQEVERYKAKLKENKQLVDEARRNKGLLTQALQLKDETMESLKRRNGENLRLKKLFEATKKQLEVATLEVSKVRGELDGALVEISELEKSIPTEREAAVQEYLSSSTFHLAIKPYCAQEARFEKRKWMAVLDRYDDGSIL; encoded by the exons atgtcggagtcttcagggtctttgttagagtcctgtactagagaaacattggatgatcttcccaaccgtcgaactttagctattgctagttcttcctccatggcgttgggtgagggggttgtttttgatgccatacccatagttcgctctgagttcacagcagaccatctaaagaataacttgttaaataatgagaagcaggttgaggcgctaaggcagtcatgtaatatccctcgtagtgtagggatacgcttggtacatgatgaagaatggccttctgagcctccccagggtcatgttatgttctacacccagatattactgactttaggggtgagactacctttacatccgtggttgcaaaagatgttatctttgatcggatatgcacctgggcaactcaatcctggtttctgggatactttgattggattttatatcatttggatggagtgtgggttgtgtgagccttccttccatcagtggcgttactgttacaagatgcgcccagcaaaatcatgcactggttatgccgagtgtgcatgtcggagtgagagagagcgtattgtgtatggtaagaaaaaggcatactacacatggaaaaaccgttggtgctttctgtataatgattgggagtatgataagggtgtcacgcctgagcgacgtgtgcttactcacttccagactgtaggttgtaacgtatcaaccgttcgtactatttgctatttgttgtggtcttttcttgcttctaacactttgcttcatgtagtgacgcggggcaccatccaactgtttgggcaggagctatctgacatagagaaggtgttgagggtgcccaaagaggatagacacttaagcaagctacgacccttatttcgtcggtacggtttccaacccttagtttccgagagccagggacgatcga tggagaaggtaagcaagaaaacagggactagcacccataaaaggaaagcaccagtgttagttccttcggaagacatcctaccgcataagaaaattcataagttccgaggggaaccatccgttagacctaagtcccaagatggggtccttaaggggcctgcctttaggaagactggagtcgaggccgttgaaaatgctgctgccgtagttgcaggagaagggagccgactgttgcctcatcctcttactatggagcacactgtccaggaaagtgatcctggttcccgccatgaggggaaaggcaaggaaagagctggcagtgtcccgtggaaggacttgagggttgccacgcggctaaaggattttggggatatcaacaattgcttggcagggcgtcgattcgccttcgatgagctcggagagcccttagctaaggatgaatcggattgcgaccggatgttgaagctgtcttcatat gtcatggccgagtatcacgacagactgcaagaggttgagcggtacaaggcaaaactgaaggagaataagcagcttgtggacgaggcccgaaggaataagggacttttgactcaggctctccaactgaaggacgaaaccatggagagcttgaaaaggcgaaatggtgagaacctaaggcttaagaaattgtttgaggcaactaaaaaacagttggaggtggctaccttggaagtatccaaggttaggggagaattggatggtgccttagttgagatttctgaactggagaagagcattccaactgaaagggaggctgctgtgcaagaatacttaagttcttcgacctttcatcttgctattaaaccctactgtgctcaagaagctcgctttgaaaaaaggaaatggatggccgtccttgatcgttatgatgatgggagcattctttga